A region of Lathamus discolor isolate bLatDis1 chromosome 14, bLatDis1.hap1, whole genome shotgun sequence DNA encodes the following proteins:
- the LOC136021839 gene encoding uncharacterized protein LOC136021839 isoform X1: protein MFIILIFSLVFAVNNFSREDPRDYKCHVENASDIGGRVRSLKIFLQAPGIAATKGKLKRTQKVMTLECFRHQSPVQVDVLYLKKMSGYVTDWTVEKQILHGRNTFSDANGKPATSHICVSQTQHRKRFPSKLTIREKGRKFNVTKRSLVFLEGMSDCVVTAKLPKMKVFTEGLAVPKMHRGNHTLYDGIPPADDKDMLNRLKLSIILKVFIAGTLIAFAICYIVFAICKIPCSCLWIKGISIHKSLPAGRVPAYGQTAKLLTPFLMEKKPLETFV from the exons ATGTtcataatattaatatttagcTTAGTGTTTGCAGTCaacaatttcagcagagaag ACCCTAGAGACTACAAATGTCATGTGGAAAATGCCTCAGACATAGGTGGCAGAGTAAGGAGCCTGAAGATCTTCCTGCAAG CCCCTGGAATAGCAGCAACCAAGGGGAAGttaaaaagaacccaaaaagTGATGACTCTGGAATGCTTCCGTCATCAAAGCCCCGTGCAAGTAGATGTGCTGTACTTGAAGAAGATGAGTGGATATGTGACAGACTGGACAGTAGAGAAGCAAATCCTACATGGCCGGAACACTTTCAGCGATGCAAATGGGAAACCTGCCACCAGCCATATCTGTGTTTCACAAACACAGCACAGGAAGAGGTTTCCGAGCAAACTTACTATTAGagaaaaaggtagaaaattCAATGTAACAAAGAGAAGTTTAG TGTTTCTGGAAGGGATGTCAGATTGTGTTGTAACAGCAAAGCTGCCCAAGATGAAAGTTTTTACAGAGGGTTTAGCTGTCCCGAAGATGCACCGCGGCAACCATACTTTGTATG ATGGAATTCCACCCGCAGATGACAAAGATATGCTGAACAGACTGAAACTTAGTATCATCCTCAAAGTGTTCATCGCTGGTACCCTAATAGCCTTTGCAATATGCTATATAGTGTTTGCTATATGCAAAATTCCCTGCTCG TGCTTGTGGATCAAGGGCATCAGCATCCACAAAAGCCTGCCTGCAGGCCGCGTTCCAGCGTATGGCCAAACAGCAAAGCTTTTAACTCCATTTCTGATGGAAAAGAAGCCACTGGAAACTTTTGTCTGA
- the LOC136021839 gene encoding uncharacterized protein LOC136021839 isoform X2 encodes MEQTTCTSGVSPYPRDYKCHVENASDIGGRVRSLKIFLQAPGIAATKGKLKRTQKVMTLECFRHQSPVQVDVLYLKKMSGYVTDWTVEKQILHGRNTFSDANGKPATSHICVSQTQHRKRFPSKLTIREKGRKFNVTKRSLVFLEGMSDCVVTAKLPKMKVFTEGLAVPKMHRGNHTLYDGIPPADDKDMLNRLKLSIILKVFIAGTLIAFAICYIVFAICKIPCSCLWIKGISIHKSLPAGRVPAYGQTAKLLTPFLMEKKPLETFV; translated from the exons ATGGAGCAGACCACATGCACCTCAGGAGTCAGCCCAT ACCCTAGAGACTACAAATGTCATGTGGAAAATGCCTCAGACATAGGTGGCAGAGTAAGGAGCCTGAAGATCTTCCTGCAAG CCCCTGGAATAGCAGCAACCAAGGGGAAGttaaaaagaacccaaaaagTGATGACTCTGGAATGCTTCCGTCATCAAAGCCCCGTGCAAGTAGATGTGCTGTACTTGAAGAAGATGAGTGGATATGTGACAGACTGGACAGTAGAGAAGCAAATCCTACATGGCCGGAACACTTTCAGCGATGCAAATGGGAAACCTGCCACCAGCCATATCTGTGTTTCACAAACACAGCACAGGAAGAGGTTTCCGAGCAAACTTACTATTAGagaaaaaggtagaaaattCAATGTAACAAAGAGAAGTTTAG TGTTTCTGGAAGGGATGTCAGATTGTGTTGTAACAGCAAAGCTGCCCAAGATGAAAGTTTTTACAGAGGGTTTAGCTGTCCCGAAGATGCACCGCGGCAACCATACTTTGTATG ATGGAATTCCACCCGCAGATGACAAAGATATGCTGAACAGACTGAAACTTAGTATCATCCTCAAAGTGTTCATCGCTGGTACCCTAATAGCCTTTGCAATATGCTATATAGTGTTTGCTATATGCAAAATTCCCTGCTCG TGCTTGTGGATCAAGGGCATCAGCATCCACAAAAGCCTGCCTGCAGGCCGCGTTCCAGCGTATGGCCAAACAGCAAAGCTTTTAACTCCATTTCTGATGGAAAAGAAGCCACTGGAAACTTTTGTCTGA
- the LOC136021839 gene encoding uncharacterized protein LOC136021839 isoform X3: protein MFIILIFSLVFAVNNFSREDPRDYKCHVENASDIGGRVRSLKIFLQAPGIAATKGKLKRTQKVMTLECFRHQSPVQVDVLYLKKMSGYVTDWTVEKQILHGRNTFSDANGKPATSHICVSQTQHRKRFPSKLTIREKVFLEGMSDCVVTAKLPKMKVFTEGLAVPKMHRGNHTLYDGIPPADDKDMLNRLKLSIILKVFIAGTLIAFAICYIVFAICKIPCSCLWIKGISIHKSLPAGRVPAYGQTAKLLTPFLMEKKPLETFV from the exons ATGTtcataatattaatatttagcTTAGTGTTTGCAGTCaacaatttcagcagagaag ACCCTAGAGACTACAAATGTCATGTGGAAAATGCCTCAGACATAGGTGGCAGAGTAAGGAGCCTGAAGATCTTCCTGCAAG CCCCTGGAATAGCAGCAACCAAGGGGAAGttaaaaagaacccaaaaagTGATGACTCTGGAATGCTTCCGTCATCAAAGCCCCGTGCAAGTAGATGTGCTGTACTTGAAGAAGATGAGTGGATATGTGACAGACTGGACAGTAGAGAAGCAAATCCTACATGGCCGGAACACTTTCAGCGATGCAAATGGGAAACCTGCCACCAGCCATATCTGTGTTTCACAAACACAGCACAGGAAGAGGTTTCCGAGCAAACTTACTATTAGagaaaaag TGTTTCTGGAAGGGATGTCAGATTGTGTTGTAACAGCAAAGCTGCCCAAGATGAAAGTTTTTACAGAGGGTTTAGCTGTCCCGAAGATGCACCGCGGCAACCATACTTTGTATG ATGGAATTCCACCCGCAGATGACAAAGATATGCTGAACAGACTGAAACTTAGTATCATCCTCAAAGTGTTCATCGCTGGTACCCTAATAGCCTTTGCAATATGCTATATAGTGTTTGCTATATGCAAAATTCCCTGCTCG TGCTTGTGGATCAAGGGCATCAGCATCCACAAAAGCCTGCCTGCAGGCCGCGTTCCAGCGTATGGCCAAACAGCAAAGCTTTTAACTCCATTTCTGATGGAAAAGAAGCCACTGGAAACTTTTGTCTGA